Proteins encoded by one window of Aspergillus puulaauensis MK2 DNA, chromosome 4, nearly complete sequence:
- a CDS encoding uncharacterized protein (COG:C;~EggNog:ENOG410Q2DY;~InterPro:IPR016166,IPR006094,IPR036318;~PFAM:PF01565;~go_function: GO:0016491 - oxidoreductase activity [Evidence IEA];~go_function: GO:0050660 - flavin adenine dinucleotide binding [Evidence IEA];~go_function: GO:0071949 - FAD binding [Evidence IEA];~go_process: GO:0055114 - oxidation-reduction process [Evidence IEA]): MRSIQVAADRSRVKLGSGHVLYSLYSGLEKYNLTTLGGRVAGVGLGGYAIGGGFSSLSPAYGLAMDNIFEYELVLPNATIARVNQQTHSDLYFVFRGGMNNFGIVTHFTMRAVPQGQVYGGSWAFSSQTRDAVLQQAYDLTTVWKNDTTMAFYYTFAYDQSLDDFSIAVSQEYALPSESDTLRIDWLSNFGTDGISPGGGRNLYATVTYQPSVGLDRKLQDILIEELQPIKSISGFSPSLAIQPLYEAAVRANHERGGSAAGIQAEGPLTGMSQTTSHAIWTSAKSMKFCKVQSLTLPVVLFNTRWDDEKDDDAINALANRWLQRSLAATNDAGKTHPWLYINYASKAQDPFAGYGEANLRKLTAIQRAVDPNGIFTSKGLCRGNFKLL; this comes from the exons ATGAGATCTATTCAGGTAGCTGCTGACCGGTCCCGGGTAAAACTAGGCAGTGGCCACGTCTTGTATAGCCTCTATTCCGGACTCGAAAAATACAACCTGACAACCCTTGGGGGCCGGGTCGCCGGTGTTGGCCTTGGGGGGTATGCAATTGGGGGCGGCTTTTCAAGTTTGTCACCTGCGTATGGCCTTGCCATGGATAATATTTTCGAATATGAG CTTGTTCTTCCCAATGCAACGATCGCAAGGGTCAATCAGCAAACCCATTCGGATCTATATTTCGTATTCAGGGGTGGCATGAATAACTTCGGAATCGTCACACACTTTACGATGAGGGCAGTCCCGCAAGGCCAAGTATACGGCGGTAGCTGGGCGTTTTCATCGCAGACCCGGGATGCTGTTTTACAACAAGCCTATGACTTGACCACGGTGTGGAAGAATGATACCACTATGGCGTTCTACTACACTTTCGCATATGACCAAAGCCTGGATGACTTTAGTATTGCAGTGAGCCAGGAATATGC CCTGCCATCCGAGTCAGACACTCTCCGCATAGATTGGCTAAGCAATTTTGGTACGGATGGCATCTCCcctggtggtggtcg GAATCTGTATGCGACGGTGACATACCAACCATCTGTCGGCCTCGACAGAAAGTTACAGGACATCTTGATCGAAGAACTACAACCGATCAAATCAATATCAGGGTTCTCTCCCAGCCTTGCTATCCAGCCTCTTTACGAAGCAGCCGTCCGGGCAAATCATGAACGAGGAGGAAGTGCTGCGGGAATACAGGCCGAAGGCCCTCTTACTGGTATGTCACAGACAACTTCCCATGCAATTTGGACGTCAGCAAAGTCTATGAAGTTTTGTAAAGTCCAGTCTCTTACTCTGCCAGTTGTACTGTTTAACACGAGatgggatgatgagaaggatgatgaCGCTATTAATGCACTCGCAAATAGGTGGCTACAGAGGTCACTTGCTGCTACTAACGATGCGGGCAAGACTCATCCATGGCTTTACATCAACTATGCCAGTAAAGCACAGGATCCGTTTGCTGGCTATGGAGAGGCCAATTTGCGCAAGCTGACTGCTATCCAGAGAGCGGTTGACCCGAATGGAATTTTCACCTCAAAGGGACTATGCAGGGGTAATTTCAAGCTGCTTTAA
- a CDS encoding uncharacterized protein (SECRETED:SignalP(1-19)) — MRLTHHLLLPTIILAAATPRPYPEIDDLIDDITDIAASAADWGGDFATNIYSEATSLVNSVQTGDSYSSMVSEANDIASAWETGTPESATQAADSLDSTPTDDADTSPADELRARRPAVQLGYGVAALLGVMAAL; from the coding sequence ATGCGTCTcacccaccacctcctcctcccgacGATCATCCTAGCGGCTGCAACCCCACGCCCATACCCCGAGATTGACGACCTCATTGATGATATAACCGACATTGCCGCATCCGCAGCCGATTGGGGCGGTGACTTTGCCACAAATATCTACAGCGAGGCCACATCCCTCGTCAACTCGGTTCAAACGGGCGACTCTTACAGCTCGATGGTCTCGGAGGCGAATGATATTGCGAGTGCGTGGGAAACTGGTACACCCGAGTCGGCGACGCAGGCAGCAGACTCATTGGATTCCACCCCTACTGATGACGCGGATACGTCTCCTGCCGATGAATTAAGGGCTCGCAGGCCGGCGGTGCAGCTGGGATATGGGGTTGCCGCATTGCTCGGGGTTATGGCTGCTTTGTGA
- a CDS encoding RTA1 domain-containing protein (COG:S;~EggNog:ENOG410PU7C;~InterPro:IPR007568;~PFAM:PF04479;~TransMembrane:7 (o18-36i43-66o78-105i117-136o156-176i205-223o243-268i);~go_component: GO:0016021 - integral component of membrane [Evidence IEA]) — protein MADANIDFQLYRYTPSQAAAGLFVALFSITTLYHAYQIGKARAWYFTAFAVGGIFQIIGYICRIIAHNDKESIPVYSIQAILILLAPPLYAASIYMVLGRLITFLGAEHLSVVSVRWMTKIFVVGDVVAFLCQAAGGGVMSSGTIENYELGEDITVGGLAVQLTFFSIFVVTCGIFHRRIRSNPTEQASALAARLRSKTARTWETVLYGLYIASALILVRSIFRLVEYVQGNAGYLISHEVFMYVFDGALMWLTMVVMNFAHPSMILVGSQKDRNAEMQQVNSEEGLG, from the exons ATGGCGGATGCAAACATCGACTTCCAACTGTACAGATACACCCCATCGCAGGCCGCAGCAGGGCTCTTCGTGGCCTTGTTTTCCATCACAACACTATACCATGCCTATCAGATAGGAAAGGCACGAGCATGGTACTTCACAGCGTTTGCTGTGGGCGGAATCT TCCAGATCATCGGCTACATCTGCCGCATAATCGCACACAATGACAAGGAGTCCATCCCGGTATACAGCATTCAGgcaatcctcatcctccttgcgCCGCCGCTCTACGCCGCGTCGATTTACATGGTGCTCGGCCGCCTGATCACATTTTTGGGGGCGGAGCACCTGAGCGTGGTTTCGGTACGGTGGATGACCAAGATATTCGTGGTCGGGGATGTCGTTGCCTTTCTCTGCCAGGCTGCAG GCGGCGGCGTCATGTCCAGCGGGACAATCGAGAACTACGAGCTCGGCGAAGACATTACAGTTGGTGGCCTTGCCGTCCAGCTGACCTTTTTCAGCATCTTCGTGGTAACGTGTGGGATCTTCCACCGACGTATTCGCAGCAATCCAACTGAGCAGGCGAGTGCGCTTGCGGCTCGTCTTCGCTCAAAGACAGCGCGGACATGGGAGACCGTGCTGTATGGACTGTACATTGCGAGTGCTCTAATCTTGGTTCGCTCGATATTCCGCCTTGTTGAATATGTGCAGGGAAACGCGGGTTATCTGATCAGCCACGAGGTGTTTATGTATGTCTTTGACGGGGCGTTGATGTGGCTGacgatggtggtgatgaatTTTGCCCATCCGTCGATGATTCTGGTTGGGTCGCAGAAGGACAGGAATGCAGAGATGCAGCAGGTCAATTCAGAGGAAGGGCTGGGATGA
- a CDS encoding RTA1 domain-containing protein (COG:S;~EggNog:ENOG410Q1R5;~InterPro:IPR007568;~PFAM:PF04479;~TransMembrane:7 (o15-34i41-58o78-104i124-149o155-179i200-219o234-254i);~go_component: GO:0016021 - integral component of membrane [Evidence IEA]) encodes MSAEDFQLYRYDPSVGAAVFFVIFFVLASGLHTYQMIPTKTWFFIPFVVGGYMEWVGYIGRAMSGTEQRPLFSLGPYILQTLLLLIAPTLYAASIYMALGRIVLATDGEAHCWIRRKWLTKTFLLGDIISFIMQGAGGGIMTSGTLSAVTTGENIIIVGLVVQLIFFSVFMYTSVRFHLAMRKDLSRKVLHTQPPWERHIHALYAASLLIFVRCAFRLIEYAQGNDGYLVSHEVYLYIFDALLMALTMTVFAWVHPSEINAIINPGNKVVRGVIRIVPAAGERLRY; translated from the exons ATGTCAGCCGAGGACTTTCAACTCTACCGCTATGACCCCTCGGTCGGTGCAGCTGTTTTCTTTGTTATtttcttcgtcctcgcatCCGGCCTGCATACATACCAGATGATCCCGACCAAGACCTGGTTCTTCATCCCTTTCGTCGTCGGTGGCTACA TGGAATGGGTTGGATATATCGGA CGAGCGATGTCTGGAACCGAACAGCGTCCCCTGTTCAGTCTCGGTCCTTAtatcctccaaaccctccttctccttatCGCTCCGACCCTCTACGCAGCAAGCATCTACATGGCCCTTGGGAGAATAGTCCTCGCCACCGACGGCGAGGCACACTGTTGGATCCGGCGGAAGTGGTTGACCAAGACCTTCCTACTAGGTGATATAATTTCATTCATCATGCAAGGAGCTG GTGGCGGCATAATGACCTCCGGCACCCTCTCGGCCGTTACAACAGgcgagaacatcatcatcgtcggcctcgTCGTGCagctcatcttcttctccgtcttCATGTACACCAGCGTACGATTCCACCTCGCTATGAGGAAGGATCTCTCCCGCAAGGTTCTGCATACTCAGCCGCCGTGGGAGAGACACATCCATGCGCTATATGCGGCCAGCCTTCTCATCTTTGTCCGCTGCGCGTTCCGCCTGATAGAATATGCGCAGGGAAATGATGGGTATCTGGTGTCGCATGAGGTTTATCTGTATATCTTTGATGCACTGCTTATGGCGCTGACAATGACCGTGTTTGCGTGGGTGCATCCGAGTGAAATCAATGCGATTATTAACCCTGGGAATAAAGTCGTTCGGGGGGTTATACGGATTGTTCCTGCCGCGGGGGAGAGGCTACGTTATTGA
- a CDS encoding uncharacterized protein (CAZy:GH43;~COG:G;~EggNog:ENOG410PHGC;~InterPro:IPR041542,IPR023296,IPR013320,IPR006710;~PFAM:PF17851;~SECRETED:SignalP(1-17);~go_function: GO:0004553 - hydrolase activity, hydrolyzing O-glycosyl compounds [Evidence IEA];~go_process: GO:0005975 - carbohydrate metabolic process [Evidence IEA]), with amino-acid sequence MLGLAIAGLGYGLLTLAQNSTVTNPILPGFYPDPSCIFVPELDDTFFCASSSFRAFPGVPITASRDLQSWALISHAFNRPEQLPVFAGLHGSAGGIWAPTLRYRNGTFYIVSTCVNDDIPSNDTSRWTNFIVSTTNLTAPNAYISWAMLWNVRSGIKQATIDIKTGEIGQPVNIWNGTGGLAPEGPHTYKKDGFYYLLIAEGGTGLDHSATIARSRSINGQYDSNPANPILTNANTTEYFQAVAHADLFQDGTGNWWGVALSMRLDLQARTAPMGRETVLYPVTWKQGQWPVISQVKGRISSWPLPQNSSNKAIPGLSVTDSEDIDFLEEPEIPPNFLYYGVPDNISYEFSKGGLCLTPSSTGNTSTDNVTRILRRQSHSLFTYSVDVDWSPTRLGDESGVTIFIDTDNHLDLGIVQLPGSNETATTYLRFQGKGALTAPQPTIADVASEWKSGSITLEIKAFNATHLAFSAGPAAHESQLKTIAVAPSGLIQPIFTGASLGVYTTVNDSASHAEACFTPWRYNGDGQFHT; translated from the exons ATGTTGGGACTGGCAATCGCTGGGCTCGGCTATGGCCTCCTTACCCTGGCCCAAAATTCCACGGTGACGAACCCAATACTGCCTGGGTTCTACCCCGATCCAAGTTGCATTTTTGTGCCGGAATTGGACGATACTTTCTTCTGTGCTTCGTCAAGCTTCCGTGCTTTTCCCGGTGTTCCTATCACGGCCAGCCGAGACTTGCAGTCTTGGGCATTGATAAGCCATGCCTTCAACCGCCCTGAACAGCTCCCTGTGTTTGCGGGCCTGCATGGCTCAGCCGGTGGGATCTGGGCCCCGACCCTTCGTTACAGGAATGGAACATTCTACATTGTGTCTACCTGTGTAAACGATGACATCCCGTCAAACGATACATCGCGCTGGACCAATTTCATCGTTTCCACCACCAACCTTACTGCTCCGAAT GCCTATATCAGCTGGGCGATGCTCTGGAATGTACGCTCCGGGATTAAGCAAGCCACCATCGATATCAAGACCGGGGAAATTGGTCAGCCGGTGAATATTTGGAATGGCACCGGGGGGTTGGCGCCCGAGGGGCCTCACACCTACAAGAAAGACGGATTCTATTATCTTCTCATCGCTGAGGGCGGTACGGGACTTGACCATAGTGCTACGATTGCGCGGTCCCGGTCTATTAATGGGCAATATGACTCGAATCCAGCGAATCCGATTCTGACCAATGCGAATACTACCGAGTATTTCCAGGCGGTAGCACACGCCGACTTGTTCCAGGATGGCACTGGAAATTGGTGGGGGGTTGCGCTTTCCATGCGCCTCGACCTCCAAGCCAGGACGGCTCCTATGGGCCGCGAGACGGTCCTTTATCCCGTTACGTGGAAGCAAGGGCAGTGGCCTGTTATAAGCCAGGTCAAGGGCCGTATATCTAGCTGGCCACTCCCACAGAACTCCTCCAACAAAGCGATTCCAGGGTTATCTGTAACAGACTCCGAGGATATTGACTTCCTCGAGGAACCTGAAATCCCGCCCAACTTCCTTTATTATGGAGTACCGGATAACATCTCGTACGAATTCTCAAAGGGAGGACTTTGTCTTACGCCGTCGTCAACCGGGAACACGTCCACTGACAATGTAACACGGATACTACGGCGGCAGAGTCACTCACTCTTTACCTACAGTGTTGACGTGGACTGGTCACCAACGAGACTGGGAGATGAAAGCGGTGTCACCATTTTCATCGACACTGACAATCACCTCGATCTAGGAATAGTGCAGCTACCGGGAAGTAACGAAACAGCAACTACCTATCTCCGGTTTCAGGGTAAAGGTGCCTTGACGGCACCGCAGCCTACGATAGCGGACGTTGCATCGGAGTGGAAGAGCGGGTCAATCACGCTGGAAATCAAAGCGTTCAACGCTACACATCTTGCGTTCTCCGCCGGACCAGCGGCGCATGAATCGCAATTAAAAACAATTGCCGTGGCGCCATCAGGCCTGATCCAGCCGATTTTCACAG GTGCTTCTCTGGGCGTGTATACAACAGTGAATGACTCTGCGAGCCATGCAGAAGCTTGCTTCACCCCGTGGAGGTATAACGGAGATGGCCAGTTTCATACCTAG
- a CDS encoding Zn(II)2Cys6 transcription factor (COG:S;~EggNog:ENOG410Q2YP;~InterPro:IPR036864,IPR021858,IPR001138;~PFAM:PF00172;~TransMembrane:3 (i141-160o166-184i196-212o);~go_function: GO:0000981 - DNA-binding transcription factor activity, RNA polymerase II-specific [Evidence IEA];~go_function: GO:0008270 - zinc ion binding [Evidence IEA];~go_process: GO:0006355 - regulation of transcription, DNA-templated [Evidence IEA]) encodes MATRRSHKKSRKGCEQCKRRRIKCDEDNPCKNCSRRGMECTFDSQGSLTPTDRPNETGILFDLQARMLASESHSHAQQAGEAVDPFRSFNERIERGAFFPQEWTGQDFELMHHYTLYTCKTIARRPSIQEAWQEAIPKIAYSYEFLMHGILAFSALHLAYLKPERYSYYLASSGFHMTLGLRSFRRILLSPTDDNCCALFAFCSFIMVYISASPAEPAEPDLGDGLDSIIELLGLCRGTLVLAPYLELIQTSALQPLFLPEFRGDLSSGTSFGYRFDGLEEHLAHLHQLIQSDISDPALTEPYLRALDRLKASFETIRCFESSLEIGLLYIWPLSVDEPFFDQLRQREPVALIFLATYSAQLHAFSDYWFVGQQGSAWLSRISAVLPNGFDELLRWPRLYSSQDPVF; translated from the exons ATGGCCACGCGCAGGTCGCATAAAAAGTCCCGCAAGGGATGTGAGCAGTGTAAGCGAAGGAGAATCAAA TGTGACGAGGATAATCCATGCAAGAACTGCAGCCGTCGGGGAATGGAGTGCACCTTTGACAGCCAGGGCAGTCTCACCCCGACAGACCGACCGAATGAAACAGGCATCCTGTTCGATCTCCAGGCTCGCATGCTGGCCTCCGAATCCCATTCCCATGCCCAGCAAGCAGGTGAGGCTGTGGACCCCTTCCGGTCCTTCAATGAAAGGATTGAGAGAGGAGCATTCTTCCCGCAGGAATGGACAGGCCAGGATTTTGAATTGATGCATCATTACACCCTCTACACCTGCAAGACAATCGCCAGGCGGCCGAGCATCCAGGAAGCCTGGCAGGAGGCTATTCCCAAGATCGCATATTCATACGAGTTTCTCATGCATGGGATCCTGGCCTTCTCTGCCCTTCACCTAGCCTATCTCAAGCCAGAGAGGTACAGCTACTATCTCGCCAGCTCTGGATTCCACATGACCCTCGGGCTGCGTTCCTTTCGCAGGATTCTCCTCTCGCCCACTGATGACAATTGCTGCGCGCTGTTTGCGTTTTGCAGCTTTATCATGGTCTATATCTCGGCATCCCCTGCGGAGCCTGCGGAGCCCGACTTGGGCGATGGACTCGACTCGATCATCGAGCTTCTCGGTCTGTGTCGAGGCACCTTGGTCCTTGCTCCATACCTGGAGCTCATCCAAACAAGCGCCCTCCAACCCCTTTTCCTTCCAGAGTTTCGTGGTGACTTGTCAAGTGGAAC GAGCTTCGGATATCGATTTGATGGATTAGAAGAGCATCTCGCCCATCTCCACCAGCTCATCCAGTCTGATATCTCCGACCCCGCGTTAACGGAGCCCTACCTTAGAGCTCTTGATCGTCTTAAGGCATCCTTTGAGACTATCCGCTGCTTTGAATCGTCCCTTGAGATCGGCCTGCTATATATTTGGCCGCTCTCGGTAGACGAGCCTTTCTTCGATCAACTCAGGCAACGGGAGCCTGTTGCGCTCATTTTTCTTGCAACTTACTCTGCTCAGCTTCACGCGTTCTCCGATTACTGGTTTGTCGGTCAACAGGGGAGTGCCTGGCTGTCGAGGATTTCAGCTGTCCTGCCGAATGGGTTTGACGAACTGCTTAGGTGGCCGAGGTTGTACAGCTCTCAGGACCCGGTTTTCTAG
- a CDS encoding uncharacterized protein (CAZy:GH106;~COG:S;~EggNog:ENOG410PUJE;~InterPro:IPR008979;~PFAM:PF17132;~SECRETED:SignalP(1-19)): MREHFKALAIVSVLATTHAQATGTFENPAVAYKLIRAAGNIGAGGVEFLPFYNYGGELPMGEPGPDWATFGFGTEAFYDIFVAALKVHQQQGLTMDFVQGPNQGQGVPAAVDDDGLQWDLAPFSTALAADGSFQGIVPGWGTGELVALVSAEVLSTRNISLESTSSAVSPSPQSSYLRMTLRDGSLINHVDGVAADGTAQIQRQANASYHLFAFYQYHTLSKNLVVEAQPAATIFDNGSYTVDHFSKRGAQTIIDFWETHLLTPEVEHLLGQVGVYGWEDSIEAPCNISWTRSLPALFTDRYGYDLHTYLPLVMFRNNNLGLQPNSPGAIECVLDTADKGQGYINDYRGALALGYQQYLQALTDWMHSRLGLQSSAQVSYNLPMDMAANVPFVDVPECESLGFKTVDSYRQFVGPAVLGGRNIVSNEMGAVLLEAYRMPLTALLWNIHRALAAGVNRFVLHGQDYTGDYYHTTWPGYTAFIYLYSGQYSHKDPVWDHGLEEALQYIGRLQYTQQAGQLRTDVAVYHKASATDPFFDIVYNSTDLEDYGYSYNYISPDNFDLPLATVRDGLLGPDGPAYRALVIPSTAQMSPAAIWKVQAYAQQGLHVILSGGDPGLYHSAAAGSSLKEFADALTTLKKTDNVHSTIATGVAQKLQDLGLRPTVEVNSNGTWYAIWREDSKGNGDASCFIFNDADTLTVGTIDVATVLTPYLLDAWTGSRKPLLLYETIGNRTRIPLTLHANQSVLLAFDNSGHSNRRLHATQLPRTVLGYNYNPNNTVQLHIGDGLWDAPIKLSDGRLYGPSSVHAATAPFTLTGWTLAVEHWEAPGNLNNASVVAVKRNTTESLAKLISWAEIPSLTNTSGVGLYTASFGWPPSNHASAEGVYLRLPRIVHAARVIVNGKALPALDPAFPQVDISPYVVHGRQNLVQIEAPSTMWNYLRSLIDELTFMGQPATRLLDALGNLPGLVDNGIIGDVQVVPYTTLLL; this comes from the exons ATGCGTGAGCATTTCAAGGCGCTGGCGATTGTCAGCGTGCTGGCAACGACCCATGCCCAAGCCACAGGCACATTCGAAAACCCAGCAGTTGCC TACAAGCTGATCCGGGCAGCCGGCAATATTGGTGCCGGTGGCGTGGAATTCTTGCCTTTCTATAACTATGGCGGCGAGCTCCCTATGGGTGAGCCGGGACCGGACTGGGCTACGTTTGGTTTTGGCACCGAAGCCTTTTAtgacatcttcgtcgccgcgCTCAAAGTGCACCAACAGCAGGGCCTAACCATGGATTTTGTCCAGGGCCCGAATCAGGGCCAGGGTGtccctgctgctgttgacgACGACGGACTGCAGTGGGATCTG GCCCCCTTCTCTACCGCCCTGGCCGCCGACGGTTCATTCCAGGGCATCGTGCCTGGCTGGGGTACCGGTGAGCTGGTCGCACTCGTGTCAGCCGAAGTGCTGTCGACACGAAATATCTCATTGGAGAGCACGTCAAGCGCCGTGTCACCGTCACCCCAGTCGTCTTACCTGCGCATGACGCTGCGGGACGGCAGCCTGATAAATCATGTTGATGGCGTCGCGGCAGATGGAACAGCTCAAATCCAGCGACAGGCCAATGCAAGTTACCACCTATTTGCGTTCTATCAGTACCACACGTTGAGCAAAAATCTCGTGGTGGAAGCCCAGCCGGCGGCAACTATCTTCGATAATGGGTCGTATACTGTCGACCACTTCAGCAAGCGTGGTGCCCAAACTATCATAGACTTTTGGGAAACGCATCTGCTGACCCCGGAGGTTGAGCATTTATTAGGCCAGGTTGGCGTGTATG GTTGGGAAGACAGCATTGAGGCACCATGTAATATCTCCTGGACGCGTTCCCTACCCGCCCTATTTACTGATAGATACGGCTATGACCTCCATACTTACCTACCTCTTGTCATGTTCCGTAACAACAACCTCGGTCTCCAGCCCAACAGCCCTGGGGCAATCGAATGCGTCCTTGATACTGCGGACAAGGGTCAAGGATATATTAACGACTACCGCGGCGCCCTGGCGCTCGGATACCAACAGTACTTACAGGCGCTGACAGACTGGATGCACTCGCGGTTGGGCTTGCAGTCATCAGCACAAGTTTCATACAATCTACCTATGGACATGGCAGCTAACGTCCCATTCGTCGATGTCCCAGAGTGTGAGAGCCTAGGTTTTAAAACCGTCGATTCCTACCGCCAGTTTGTCGGGCCCGCGGTACTCGGCGGGCGAAACATCGTCTCTAATGAGATGGGAGCTGTGCTACTTGAGGCCTATCGCATGCCACTAACCGCTCTTCTGTGGAACATCCACCGAGCTTTAGCAGCTGGCGTCAATCGGTTCGTATTACATGGTCAGGATTACACCGGAGACTATTACCACACTACATGGCCAGGATACACAGCTTTCATCTACCTCTACTCGGGTCAGTATTCGCATAAGGATCCAGTTTGGGACCACGGCCTCGAGGAAGCATTACAATATATCGGACGGTTACAGTATACACAGCAAGCAGGGCAGCTACGAACAGACGTCGCCGTTTATCATAAAGCATCAGCCACGGACCCATTCTTCGACATTGTCTACAACTCAACCGACCTCGAAGACTACG GCTACTCGTACAACTATATCTCTCCAGACAACTTTGACCTACCGCTTGCGACGGTGCGCGACGGGCTGCTCGGCCCGGACGGCCCGGCCTATCGCGCGCTGGTAATTCCCAGCACAGCACAGATGTCTCCTGCAGCCATCTGGAAAGTGCAAGCCTACGCTCAGCAGGGCCTACATGTCATTCTCAGTGGTGGTGACCCTGGCCTGTACcattctgctgctgcaggctcGTCGCTGAAGGAGTTTGCCGATGCTCTTACTACCCTGAAAAAGACAGATAATGTACACTCGACCATAGCTACCGGCGTCGCGCAGAAACTGCAGGACCTAGGGCTGCGCCCCACCGTCGAGGTAAATTCCAATGGCACCTGGTATGCCATTTGGCGCGAGGATAGCAAAGGAAACGGAGACGCTTCGTGCTTTATTTTTAACGACGCCGACACATTAACTGTAGGCACCATCGATGTGGCTACTGTACTTACTCCATACCTGCTCGACGCCTGGACAGGTAGCCGCAAGCCTCTTCTACTCTATGAAACTATCGGCAATCGCACGCGCATCCCCTTAACACTGCATGCCAACCAGTCTGTCCTGCTTGCCTTTGATAACTCTGGGCACAGTAACCGCCGCCTGCATGCCACCCAGTTACCAAGGACTGTGCTCGGCTACAACTACAACCCCAATAACACCGTCCAGCTCCATATTGGAGACGGATTGTGGGATGCCCCGATCAAATTGTCGGATGGGCGCCTGTATGGCCCTTCGTCGGTACACGCTGCCACAGCACCCTTCACTCTCACCGGATGGACCCTCGCTGTGGAGCACTGGGAGGCACCAGGAAACCTGAACAATGCCTCCGTCGTGGCGGTTAAGCGCAATACGACCGAGTCGCTGGCCAAACTGATTTCATGGGCAGAGATACCATCCTTGACAAATACGTCAGGTGTCGGTCTCTACACTGCCAGCTTTGGTTGGCCACCGTCGAACCACGCGTCAGCAGAGGGCGTCTACTTGCGCCTCCCACGAATTGTCCATGCCGCTCGCGTGATTGTCAATGGTAAGGCGCTGCCCGCCCTTGACCCGGCGTTCCCGCAGGTCGATATCAGCCCGTACGTAGTACATGGTCGACAGAACTTAGTGCAGATTGAAGCGCCAAGCACTATGTGGAACTATCTACGTAGTCTGATTGATGAACTTACCTTTATGGGCCAGCCAGCGACACGTCTCCTCGACGCCTTGGGTAATTTGCCAGGGCTGGTGGATAATGGAATCATTGGTGATGTGCAAGTGGTGCCGTACACGACCTTGTTATTATAA